In Candidatus Desulfatibia profunda, the sequence ATTTTCAGGGCCTCCTCCACGTTGCTGGCCATACCGGACTCCGGCTCGGGAATGCCCAGCTTGCGCATCAATTTGCGGAATCGATCCCGGTCCTCTGCCAGGTCGATTGTGTCGGGCGAAGTCCCTAAAATCTTGACGCCGGCTTCCGCCAGTTCTGCGGCGATGTTCAGGGGCGTTTGACCGCCGAACTGAACAATCACACCCTCCGGCTTTTCTTTTTGATAAATGCTCAGAACATCCTCCACGGTCAAGGGCTCGAAATACAGTTTGTCAGAAGTGTCGTAATCCGTGGAAACCGTTTCAGGATTGCAGTTGACCATGATGGACTCGTACCCCTCGTCCCGGATGGCAAAAGCGGCGTGAACACAGCAGTAGTCGAACTCGATCCCCTGGCCGATGCGGTTCGGACCTCCGCCGAGAACCATAATTTTTTTACGGTCACTTACCGCTACCCGGTCGGGGGCATTATAGGTCGAATAATAATAGGCCGCATTCTCCACCCCGCTGACCGCAACCGGTTCCCAGGCTTCGACCACGCCCAGGGCGGTGCGCCTGGCGCGAATTTCTTTTTCGGGAATACCCAATAACTTGGCCAGATATTTATCGGCAAAACCGTCCTTTTTGGCCTGAATCAGCAAGTCGTCGGGCAGCATCCGGCCCTTATGTTCAAGAATTTGGTTTTCAAACTCAACCAGTTCCTTCATCTGCTCGATGAACCAGGGTTTGATATGGGTTAGCGCGTAAAGTTTCTGGACATCGGCGCCCTTGCGCAGGGCCTCGTACATCATAAACTGTCGTTCGCTGGTGGGCGTATTCAGCATGTTGAGCAGCTCATCCAGGGACTTTTTGTTGAAATTTTTGGCAAAACCGAGACCGTAGCGATTGATTTCCAGGGAGCGGATCGATTTTTGAAAGGCCTCCTTGTAGGTCTTGCCCAGGCTCATGACTTCACCGACGGCCCGCATCTGGGTGCCGAGCTTGTCTTCGACGCCTTCAAATTTCTCAAACGCCCAGCGCGCAAATTTAACCACGACATAGTCGCCGGAAGGCGTGTATTTCTCAAGGGTTCCGTCCCGCCAGTACGGAATTTCGTCCAGGGTCAGCCCTCCGGCCAGAAGCGAAGAAACAAAGGCGATCGGAAAGCCCGTGGCCTTGGACGCCAGGGCCGACGAACGCGAGGTCCGGGGATTAATTTCGATAACGACCACCTGGCCTGTTTTGGGATCATGAGCGAACTGGACGTTGGTACCGCCGATGACTTCGATCGCTTCCACGATGTCGTAAGAGTATTGCTGCAGTCGTTGCTGCAGTTCGGGAGCGATGGTCAGCATGGGTGCGGTGCAATAGGAGTCTCCGGTATGGACGCCCATCGCATCGACGTTTTCAATAAAGCAGACGGTGATCATCTGATTTTTGGCGTCCCGGACAACCTCGAGTTCCAGTTCTTCCCAGCCCAGGACCGACTCTTCCACCAGAACCTGGTTGACGATGCTGGCCGCAAGACCGCGGGCAGCCACGGTACGCAGTTCCTCAACATTATAAACCAGCCCGCCGCCGGTCCCGCCCAGGCAGTAGGCCGGACGAAGCACAACAGGATAACCCAGGGTTTCGGCAACCTTCTCGGCATCGTCCACGCTGTTGACCGCCTGGCTCCTGGGCATTTCAATCCCAAGGCGATTCATGGTCTCCTTGAAGGCAGTGCGGTCTTCCCCGCGTTCAATGGCATCGACATTAACACCGATGACCCGGACCCCGTATTTATCCAGCACGCCGGCTTTGGCCAACTGGGATGACAGGTTCAAGCCGGACTGTCCGCCCAGGTTCGGCAAGAGCGCGTCCGGCCGTTCTGCCTCGATAATATCCGTCAGCGTCTGGAGATTGAGCGGTTCAATATAGGTGACATCGGCCATGCCCGGGTCCGTCATAATCGTTGCCGGGTTGGAATTAACCAGTATGATTTTATATCCCAGACTGCGCAAAGCCTTGCAGGCCTGCGTCCCGGAATAA encodes:
- the carB gene encoding carbamoyl-phosphate synthase large subunit translates to MAKREDIDKVLIIGSGPIIIGQACEFDYSGTQACKALRSLGYKIILVNSNPATIMTDPGMADVTYIEPLNLQTLTDIIEAERPDALLPNLGGQSGLNLSSQLAKAGVLDKYGVRVIGVNVDAIERGEDRTAFKETMNRLGIEMPRSQAVNSVDDAEKVAETLGYPVVLRPAYCLGGTGGGLVYNVEELRTVAARGLAASIVNQVLVEESVLGWEELELEVVRDAKNQMITVCFIENVDAMGVHTGDSYCTAPMLTIAPELQQRLQQYSYDIVEAIEVIGGTNVQFAHDPKTGQVVVIEINPRTSRSSALASKATGFPIAFVSSLLAGGLTLDEIPYWRDGTLEKYTPSGDYVVVKFARWAFEKFEGVEDKLGTQMRAVGEVMSLGKTYKEAFQKSIRSLEINRYGLGFAKNFNKKSLDELLNMLNTPTSERQFMMYEALRKGADVQKLYALTHIKPWFIEQMKELVEFENQILEHKGRMLPDDLLIQAKKDGFADKYLAKLLGIPEKEIRARRTALGVVEAWEPVAVSGVENAAYYYSTYNAPDRVAVSDRKKIMVLGGGPNRIGQGIEFDYCCVHAAFAIRDEGYESIMVNCNPETVSTDYDTSDKLYFEPLTVEDVLSIYQKEKPEGVIVQFGGQTPLNIAAELAEAGVKILGTSPDTIDLAEDRDRFRKLMRKLGIPEPESGMASNVEEALKIAEQIGYPLIVRPSYVLGGRAMEIILDEEMLLRYVAAAVEVSPERPILIDKFLENAIEAEADAIADGTDAFVPAVMEHIELAGIHSGDSACVIPPISIPQKHIETINEYTRKIAIELNVVGLMNVQYAIANDTVYILEANPRASRTVPIVSKVCNIAMARLATQVMLGKTLAEIGIERKTIPHFGVKEAVFPFNMLPEVDPLLGPEMRSTGEVLGMADSFGMAFYKAQEATRVSLPVEGTVLITVADRDKPSVLEPARLFQEMGFRIRATNGTFGFLAERGIKSEPIKKLGYGRPDIVDAIKNGEIQLIINTPSGKESKDDDSYIRKAAIKYNVSYITTTAAAAAAARGIAARRKGGATVKSLQKYHADIR